A region of Polyangia bacterium DNA encodes the following proteins:
- a CDS encoding helix-turn-helix domain-containing protein yields the protein MNEATIIEDSREMRRSGRTGRSDLAVAAPAASAADPVLPMVLTPDELAKMLRVRRRSVYEAISRGDIPGVRRIGRKVRIDRDSVLAWMADGHGRAPRSSRR from the coding sequence CGATCATCGAAGACTCCCGCGAGATGCGGCGTTCGGGTCGCACCGGCCGTTCGGATCTGGCGGTGGCCGCCCCAGCGGCCAGCGCCGCCGATCCCGTCCTACCGATGGTGCTCACGCCCGACGAGCTCGCCAAGATGCTCCGGGTCCGGCGCCGCTCGGTCTACGAAGCCATCTCCCGCGGCGACATCCCGGGCGTGCGGCGCATCGGTCGGAAGGTGCGGATCGATCGCGACAGCGTGCTAGCGTGGATGGCTGACGGCCATGGTCGCGCCCCGCGTTCAAGCAGGAGATGA